In a single window of the Mesoplodon densirostris isolate mMesDen1 chromosome 16, mMesDen1 primary haplotype, whole genome shotgun sequence genome:
- the CRNKL1 gene encoding crooked neck-like protein 1, with protein MAASTAAGKQRIPKVAKVKNKAPAEVQITAEQLLREAKERELELLPPPPQQKITDEEELNDYKLRKRKTFEDNIRKNRTVISNWIKYAQWEESLKEIQRARSIYERALDVDYRNITLWLKYAEMEMKNRQVNHARNIWDRAITTLPRVNQFWYKYTYMEEMLGNMAGARQVFERWMEWQPEEQAWHSYINFELRYKEVDRARTIYERFVLVHPDVKNWIKYARFEEKHGYFAHARKVYERAVEFFGDEHMDEHLYVAFAKFEENQKEFERVRVIYKYALDRISKQEAQELFKNYTIFEKKFGDRRGIEDIIVSKRRFQYEEEVKANPHNYDAWFDYLRLVESDAEAETVREVYERAIANVPPVQEKRHWKRYIYLWINYALYEELEAKDPERTRQVYQASLELIPHKKFTFAKMWLLYAQFEIRQKSLPFARRALGTSIGKCPKNKLFKGYIELELQLREFDRCRKLYEKFLEFGPENCTSWIKFAELETILGDIERARAIYELAISQPRLDMPEVLWKSYIDFEIEQEETERTRNLYRRLLQRTQHVKVWISFAQFELSSGKEGSLAKCRQIYEEANKTMRNCEEKEERLMLLESWRSFEDEFGTASDKERVDKLMPEKVKKRRKVQADDGSDAGWEEYYDYIFPEDAANQPNLKLLAMAKLWKKQQQEKEPGEQDPDADAAEQESEPSCSC; from the exons ATGGCGGCCTCCACCGCGGCCGGGAAGCAGAGGATACCCAAAGTGGCCAAG GTGAAAAACAAAGCCCCAGCTGAGGTGCAGATAACTGCAGAGCAACTGCTAAGAGAAGCTAAGGAAAGAGAACTCGAGCTTCTTCCACCTCCGCCTCAACAGAAGATCACAGATGAAGAAGAGTTAAATGATTACAAACTAAGGAAGAGGAAG ACTTTTGAAGATAACATAAGAAAAAACAGGACTGTGATTAGTAACTGGATAAAATATGCACAATGGGAAGAGAGTCTAAAGGAGATTCAAAG GGCTCGATCCATATACGAACGTGCTTTGGATGTGGACTATCGAAATATTACACTCTGGCTGAAATATGCAGAGATGGAAATGAAGAATCGCCAGGTCAACCATGCCCGAAACATCTGGGACCGGGCCATAACGACGCTGCCTCGCGTCAACCAGTTCTG GTACAAGTACACGTACATGGAGGAGATGCTGGGGAACATGGCAGGTGCCCGGCAGGTGTTCGAGCGCTGGATGGAGTGGCAGCCAGAGGAGCAGGCCTGGCACTCTTACATCAACTTCGAGCTGAGATACAAAGAGGTGGATCGGGCCCGCACCATTTATGAGCGCT TTGTTCTTGTGCACCCTGATGTGAAGAACTGGATCAAGTACGCCCGCTTTGAAGAAAAGCATGGTTACTTTGCCCATGCGCGGAAGGTGTATGAGAGAGCTGTTGAATTCTTTGGAGATGAACATATGGATGAACACCTTTATGTTGCCTTTGCCAAATTTGaggaaaatcagaaagaa TTTGAGAGGGTACGAGTGATCTATAAGTATGCCCTGGATCGAATTTCAAAGCAGGAAGCCCAGGAACTCTTTAAAAATTACACCATCTTTGAGAAGAAGTTTGGTGACAGGCGGGGCATTGAAGACATCATCGTGAGCAAACGGAGGTTCCAGTACGAGGAGGAGGTGAAG GCTAACCCGCACAACTACGATGCATGGTTCGATTACTTGCGCTTGGTGGAAAGCGATGCAGAGGCAGAGACGGTGCGGGAAGTCTACGAGCGAGCCATCGCCAACGTGCCGCCTGTGCAGGAGAAGAGGCACTGGAAGCGCTACATCTACCTGTGGATCAACTACGCCCTCTATGAGGAGCTGGAGGCAAAG GATCCGGAGAGGACAAGACAAGTTTACCAGGCCTCTTTGGAACTCATTCCTCATAAAAAG tTCACATTTGCCAAAATGTGGTTACTGTATGCACAGTTTGAAATAAGACAGAAAAGTTTACCATTTGCCAGAAGAGCTTTG GGAACTTCCATAGGCAAGTGTCCAAAGAACAAGTTATTTAAAGGTTACATAGAACTGGAGCTACAGCTTCGAGAATTTGACAGATGCCGGAAGCTTTATGAAAAGTTCCTGGAATTTGGGCCTGAAAATTGTACCTCTTGGATTAAATTTGCAGAATTAGAGACAATCCTTGGCGATATCGAGAGAGCCCGGGCCATCTACGAGTTAGCCATCAGTCAGCCACGCTTGGACATGCCGGAG GTGCTTTGGAAATCATATATTGATTTTGAAATTGAGCAGGAAGAAACTGAAAGAACACGAAATCTTTACCGACGATTGCTTCAACGGACACAACATGTCAAG GTATGGATCAGTTTTGCACAGTTTGAGCTGTcctcagggaaggaaggaagtttgGCTAAATGCAGACAAATTTATGAAGAGGCTAACAAAACCATGCGAAactgtgaagaaaaggaagagagacttATGTTGCTGGAATCTTGGCGAAGCTTTGAAGATGAATTTGGAACAGCATCAGATAAAGAGAGAGTAGACAAACTCATGCCAGAGAAAgtcaagaagagaagaaaggtcCAAGCTGATGATGGG TCGGATGCAGGCTGGGAAGAATACTATGATTACATCTTTCCGGAAGATGCTGCCAACCAGCCCAACCTCAAGCTCCTGGCCATGGCCAAACTGTGGAAGAAAcagcagcaggagaaggagcctGGCGAGCAAGACCCAGATGCGGACGCTGCCGAGCAGGAGTCCGAGCCTTCCTGTTCCTGTTAA